GCAGGTGGGGGGCGGGCGCCTCGGCGGGGAAGAACGGACGCCCCGCGCTGACCAGGACGCCCGCCCGCAGCGCGGCCTCGGCCAGCGCGGTGTCGTCCACGCCGTCCGGCAGCCGGGCCCACAGGTGCAGGCCGCCCGCCGGGCGGTCCACCCGCAGCTCCGGCAGGTCGCGGGCGAGCGCGGTGAGGAGCGCGTCCCGCCGGGAGCGAAGGGCGGCCCGGACGGTCCGCAGGTGGCGCGGCCACCCCGGCGAGCTGACCAGTTCCAGCAGCGTCTCCTGCAGGGGCCTCGCGGGGAAGAACTCCTCGACGAGCTGGGTCGCGCGGATCCGCTCGGCGACCGGCCCCCGGGCGACCACCGCGGCCACCCGAAGGCTGGGCGCGGTCGCCTTGGTGAGGGACGCCACGTGCACGACGCGGCCGTCGGCGTCCTGCGCGATCAGCGGCGGCGGGGGAGCGTCGACGCCGAGGTACCGCGCGTAGTCGTCCTCCACCACGAACGCGCCCGCCGCGCGCGCCGCCTCCAGCACCCGCTCGCGCCGCCCGGCGTCCAGCACCGTGCCGGTCGGGTTGTGGAAGGCGGGCTGGGTGTAGAACACGCGCGCCCCGCTGATCGCGAACGCCTCGGCCAGCAGGTCGGGGCGGACGCCGCCCGCGTCCACCGGGACGGGCACCGGGTGCAGCCCGCTCGCCCGCGCCACCGCCAGGACGCCCAGGTACGTCGGCGACTCGACCAGCACCGGGGAGCCCGGCGGGAGCAGCGCGCGCAGCACGGTCGTCAGCGACTGCTGGCCCCCGCTCGTGATCAGCACGTCGGCGGGGGAGACGGCGCCGCCGACGGTGCGGGCGAACCAGGCGCGCAGCTCCGGGGCGCCGCCGAGCCGGGGCATCTCCCACGCGTCCGGGCGCCGGGCCGCCCGGGCGGCCGCCGTCGCGAGCGCCCGCACCGGCTGGAGCGCCGGGTGCAGGTAGCCGCCGCTGAGCGCGACCACGCCGTCCGGCGCCGGGGTGAGCAGCCACGACACCCCGGACGGGTCGACGGACCGGTCGCCGAGCGTCAGCGCCTGCCAGCCGAAGTCGGCCGGTCGCGCGGCGGCCTCGGCCCGCGGCGCGGCGAACGCCCCGCTGCCCGGCCGCGTCACCACCAGCCCCTCGGCGGCCAGCAGGCCGAGCGCCCGCGACACCGTGACCGGGCTGACCCGGTGGCGCTCGACCAGCGCGCGGCTCGACGGGAGGCGCTCGCCGGGGCTCATCCGCTGGACCTCCGCGCGCAGCCTCCCGGCCAGAGCCGCCACACTGCTATCGTCTTTCATGAGAATTAAAGATAGCGCTACTGTGCCCCGGCCGATAGCGGCCGCCACCTCCGGGAGAGGCCTCGGACTCGCGGCACTCGGCGTCCTGACCTTCTCCCTCACCATTCCGACCACGGTCTTCGGTCTTGAGGGGCTCGACCCCTACGTGATCGGCATCGGCCGGTCCGCCGCCGCGAGCGTCCTCGCCGCCATCGCACTGCTATCGGTCCGGGCCCGGCCGCCGCGCCGGGGACAGTGGGCGAGCTTCGCGGTCGTCGCGGCCGGAGTGGTCTTCGGGTTCCCGCTGTTCTCCACCCTCGCGCTCGACCACGGCGCCTCCTCCGCGCACTCGGCCGTCGTCGTCGGTCTGCTGCCGGCCGCCACCGCCGTGC
The sequence above is a segment of the Actinomadura coerulea genome. Coding sequences within it:
- a CDS encoding PLP-dependent aminotransferase family protein → MKDDSSVAALAGRLRAEVQRMSPGERLPSSRALVERHRVSPVTVSRALGLLAAEGLVVTRPGSGAFAAPRAEAAARPADFGWQALTLGDRSVDPSGVSWLLTPAPDGVVALSGGYLHPALQPVRALATAAARAARRPDAWEMPRLGGAPELRAWFARTVGGAVSPADVLITSGGQQSLTTVLRALLPPGSPVLVESPTYLGVLAVARASGLHPVPVPVDAGGVRPDLLAEAFAISGARVFYTQPAFHNPTGTVLDAGRRERVLEAARAAGAFVVEDDYARYLGVDAPPPPLIAQDADGRVVHVASLTKATAPSLRVAAVVARGPVAERIRATQLVEEFFPARPLQETLLELVSSPGWPRHLRTVRAALRSRRDALLTALARDLPELRVDRPAGGLHLWARLPDGVDDTALAEAALRAGVLVSAGRPFFPAEAPAPHLRISYGTAASEAELAEGVRRLASVLRS